ttctgtaataaactatgttccttttcaGTCGAGCTTTCTGAATCATTACATTTCACAAAAATCAGTTTTGCATCGATTCAATCTGCACAGCAATGATAATGCACTGTCCCTCCCTTCAGTAAGGCCACTCGTGTGCAATCCTTTATAAGTGAATCACTTAAATTTAATTGATCAGAGTGGTCAGCTAATGGCCTGTGTTCTGACATATTTCATCATCGTTAATTCCATTTTACCACAATATTCCTTACAAATCGCCAAGGCCCATGTTGATTCACCGACACATTGTCTCATAACCTCTTCTCCCTTTCTACTTGCACTCAACACTTTTCTCCAATCATCTCAATGGATTCCTTTGTCCAAGAAGAGAAACTTTATTATCTCGAACTGAATCAGGGCACTAATTATTTTCAGTAGCCTGTTGTGAGTTTTTTTTTGTGGAGGTGGTGAGATTTAAAACTTGAAGCACCTTCTCAAATGTCACACAACAGGACATCGAGGGAAGCATAATGAGGATTAACTATCAGTTCTCAGATGGACAACTATAGAAATGGCGGGGGAAAAATATAAAGGGATGCATTGAAAAAGGGAATGAAGAACAAGCTGAAGCAACAAACCGTCAAAGTAAAATTCACCGTAGCTGTGCTGTGGAGTGAGTCTACATTTATGCATGCATTTTACTTCTAAATTGGCTCAAGTACAGTCAAAAACTTTAGACGGCCATCATTTAACCTGAATAACCATAAGATTACATCTCAAAGCTACAGTGTCAAATTGTGTTGTAGAGATATCAACATAGAGTACTTGCATCATGCCAATGTTTCTGGAAAAATGCAACACAGAATGCATAAGGTGCTCTGACATGCCTCAGACACTGTGTATCAATTGACTAGCTGATTATGTTGGGCGGATCAAACAAAAGTCAATTGAAAGAAAAAAGTGAGTGGAAGAGAAATTGAGAAATGGCAACTAGCTGAATAACCTACAAGTTTGCCACAGCCTATAATTCTAAATACCAAAGCTGGGACATACATGAAGCTACTTAAAGTTTGTACAGATTGTGAAAGTGCATTTTAAGATGTTGTAATAATAGTTCTTTCCTAATCTGTAATGATTTCAACCACCCACCACCACTTTTTATTTATATATCTGCTGTACTCTGCACTTGCTATTTCCTAGCACAAACAACTGAGAAAAACCTGTATGGTTCAGCATGGAACCAACTATATTGGTCAGTAAGTTTCCAGGCAGCCTGAATGTTTTAAAGCATGCATGCCTTTTTCAGGGTCTGGGTATAGTTGCCCTCCAGATTAATTATCCAAAATGTGGGAGGCAAACATGCGAAGCTGGGTTATTTAGCTAACGAATGGGTTGTGCAAAGGTGGGAAATTAGTTTTAGACACAGCAAGCAATGATTCCTTGATCATTGTGACAAGGAATAACTAATGAGGGATAGGAGGAAAATGAGATAAAAAGGTACAAGAACAAAATGTTAGCAGCAGCAAGAGTTGAGTCACCATGCTCCAAACGGGGCAGCTGTGTTATCAAAGCTCTATTCTAAACATGCACTGAGAGACACTAACCATTTGCTATACTGCAAATAAATTAACCCTCTGAGCCCTTTATAAACCTTCTAAATGGTGTGAAAAATGACCAGGTTGGTACATCTTTGCTCATAGAATGCTAAAAAATATCTTGTCCTTCATCTTTTGCATATTCATAGTACAGATTtgataaaagttttttttaatatccTTTAAGGTATACAACAGGTGCCTGGATGCTGAAAGCTCAGTTCTCAAAGGGTTAATGAACCATGGCTTCTTGGATAGATAAGACATAAGCTATTTCACCCATAAATAATGTACAAGCTCCTTGTTCAGGGCTTTCTATATCGGTTCTTTGGCGTTTCTCCACATCCGGTGACATCACAGGATGaaagagatgggtttttcccagcaGTGATGGCTCCCAGCAAAGCAGGAAGCTCATGGGTGATGATACGCTCGATTTTCTCCAGCAGACATCCTCCCATGTATGAGCACTGTGCTgacagcaatttgaaagtgtgaatAGAATTAATGCCAAAGAAATCTTTATAGACATTAGGATTGGGCAGGTCAAACTTGCTGACGTTGGTTTTAGCCAGGATGGATTTAAAGATGTAGAATTTGTCTGGTTCATCCAATATTTCATTGAAGACTAGCTCAGGATCACTGAAGAAGGTCATTTTTTCCTTAAAAGTCTGCAAGTATCGGTCCACAAGAAGGGCGTGAATGCGCACACGTATGGCATGCTGGCGGATGAAAGCAATTTTGTTCTCCAGTCTATTCTCAATGACTTGGTTGAGATCCTCCAGTAGGGAGACCTCCtctttcaggaataggttttggTTTGTATCAGGTTGGTACTCGTACGGCCAAAAGGAACTAACGTAGACCCTTGGTGGTTCTGTGACATTAATTAATGGTGCCAGGCTCCAGAAGAGAGCCCCATAGACTCGCATCAGTTCCTGAGTGGCCACGTTGTCGGCTTTGTTCAGAATTATTCGGATTTGAGACTCGCGACCCTTCAGCTGACGGAAGAGCATCTCCAATTCCAATCCGACGTCCAATTTAGTGGGGTCAAACACAACAAATATGAGATCGGCTCGGTCAATAAACCACTGGCAAACATCATTGAAGGGATAACCTATGAAAAGGTAGAAAAAAATAGAAATTTGTTATTTTATTCCATGTTGAAATAATCAGATAACTGGGATCTAGAATTGAATGAAGGGGGCCGATTGGTACTCATACACCCAACTATTTTTAGTGAATTGAATGAAAATCCACTCTTCCCTTTTCACATCATGTTCAAAATCCCTCCAAGTCATGTGCCTTCTGACCATGTCTAACCTTAGGTTCCATATCAAGCTTCTTTTTCTTTCAGCTGGGACTTAATGTGCTTTCCCCACTCCACACCTCTGCCCCACTTCCTGCCTGCATACCTGTTGGGCTGAGCTCCAGCACTTAATTGCTGTTGTTTTTCCTCTCAATGCAATACATTGGAATTATCTCCAACACAAGGGCACTACATTGATGCCAGACTTTTGTTGTAAGCTATTTAAAATAAGCAAGTGgcaactgaaagtggcaacgcaggtggagaaggtagtcaagaagacatacggcatgcttgccttcatcggccagggcattgagtttaaaaactggcaagtcatgttgcagctttatagaatcttagttaggccgcaattggaatatagtgttcaattctggttgccacactaccagaaggatctggaggctttggagagggtacagaaaagatttactaggatgttgcgtGGTACGgagtgcattagctatgaggagaggttggagaaacttggtttgttctcactggaacgacggagattgaggggcgacctgatagaagtccacaagattatgaggggcatggacagagtggatagtcagaagctttttcccagggtggaagaatcaattactagggcacaggtttaaggtgcgaggggcaaggtttaaagaagatgtacgaggcaagtttttttacacagagggtggtgggtgcctggaattcgttgccgggggaggtagtgaaagcagatacgatagtgacatttaaggggcatcttgacaaatgcatgaataggatggaaatagagggatacggtccccggaagggtagggggttttagttcagtcgggcaatgcttggggggccgaagggcctgttcctgtgctgtaattttcttttgtttttttcaaGTTAAGAACATTGGTAAACACCCAAAGTAGACTTTCTAACAAAGAGGATAAAATATCTGAATGATATTCTTGCAGTTTTACATTTTACCTCCATGTGTTTTTGTCTCGAATATATTGTGATCGTTATTGTCCTGTATCTATCAGTAATCTGGGCACTTCCCTCTAAATCATTGACTCACCTACTGGGAACACATGGGGGTCTCCACGAGTTCCCAACCTGCGCTTCATTTTGACTGCCAGCCCCCACTAAAAGTCCCCCAGTGTGGAATCAGCCCTACTGTGTAGCCAATATAGCTTATCTGGTCCTTGTACGTCTGTATAACCATGGGTATGAGAATCTAAAAGGTTTCTTGTTGTCATTTTTCCATCTTAACCTGCATCATCGCGGTTTTCAGTTCATTACTGTCCTATTCAGTAACATTGTTACTTTTAAATATAATGTCCGCATCCCATTCCCTAGGTCCGAGGTAGAGATGGTTATAGTTCCCCAATTATATCTCATCTCACCTCACCCAAATGAGTCTTCGGAGCTCTTATTAGCAGACTTTCTGCTATTTACCTCTTTCTTGCTGTTTACGGTTTTCGATTATTCCAGGCGTGTCCACAACGGTCACTCGTTCCAGCAGCTTGTGTGGGAGTTCGATGCCAACAAGTTTCTCTAGAAAGTTCTGTCCGAACTTTTCCAGAGGAGAGAATGACCGAGCGCTGTCAGCAGCCATGACAATTCCTTCTATTGTGCGTATCTTAGACCCGTGCATCAACACGGTAAATTCCGATGTAGTGGGTTCCGCGCCTTATGGACGAAATGGAGAACATAAGAAAATTAGGGGCATGAATAATTTATTCGGTatttcaagcctgttctgcccttcagctcaatcgtggctgatctgcaCCTCACTCCATTTAGTTGCCTTTGCTCCCTTCCATGAAAATCTATCCACTAAAGCAAACTACTGCCAacactggaagtctgaaataaaaacggaaaaaacagacggcatctgtggagagaagccgAATTCACGTTTCAGCCCGATGACCTTTCATCGGAACAAAATTTCAGCCTTGAACCTCAAATGTTCCTGGAGAATTCTAGATTTCTACTGGACAAGAAAGGTTGTGCTGCAAGAAATGCATCCTAGAGTTCAATGTGTTCAGTTTAGACTACATTAGCAGGAAACTTCTGCTTGTTGCTCATGAACTGTGTTCGcccatttttatatatatatgtatatatagacattatgtggagatgccggcgttggactggggtaagcacagtaagaagtctcaggttaaagtccaacaggtttatttggtagcaaataccataagcttttggagcactgctccttcgtcagatggagtggatatctgctctcaaacagtgcacagacacagaaatcaagttacagaatactaattagaatgcgaatctctaaagccagccaggtcttaaaggtacagacaatgtgggtggagggagcattcaacacaggttaaagagatgtgtattgtctccagacagaacagctagtgagattctacaagcccaggaggcaagctgtgggggttactgataatgtgacataaatccaacattccggtttagaccatcctcatgtgtgcggaacttggctatcagtttctgctcagcgactctgcgctgtcatgtggatctcactagctgttctgtctggagacaatacacatctctttaacctgtgttgaaagctccctccacccacattgtctgtacatttaagacctggctggctttagagattcgcattctaattagtattctgtaacttgatttctgtgtctgtgcactgtttgagagcagatatccactccatctgacgaaggagcagtgctccgaaagcttatggtatttgctaccaaataaacctgttggactttaacctggtgttgtgagacttcttactatatagaCATTAGCCAGTGGTCACGCTTTCCCAATCTGTGAGTGCATTCAAAATATAGATTTTTGGACAGTGactattttattttgtttgaacCAATAAGTGACATTTTCCGTAACGAAGTTATGGGTTTGTGACAAGTGATAACTAACGATAATGAATAGGAAGGGCACCATTAAAAGCGATTGGCAAACTAAAGAGATTTAAAGATGCATTACCTGCTATTTTTACGCAACTGAGTTgttacgatctggaatgcactgcctgaacgaATAGTGGAAATAGATTCAATATTAACTTTCCAAAGAAAGTGGAGTTATATCCTTACttaaaaaggaaagatttgcagggcaaTGAGAGAGCAGGGAAGTGGAACTAAAtggatagactgaatggcctttgTGTTGTATGATTCTGAGTGCTTGTGAAATAAGCCTCAAAGTTAATTAAAGATAGCTGCAAAAGGCAATACTTTAAACACCCATTGATTTTAGATATTCTCTCACCGTTCTGGTAGTGCAGGTTCTGTTAACAACGCAAATGACTAACTGATACCAAGTTTTCTGAAGGTTCCTGCACTTCAGCTGACCAGTTCAATCACTGGCAAATCGTTCATCCTAAGCAATGATTTAAATGAAGTATGAATAACATTGGGTTCATGCCAGCACAGCAGGGCATGAACCCAATTGAACCAATTGTTCTTTCCAGTCTGGTTTCCTATCTGATCATAAACTCTAAGTAATTTCTCTTGGAGCTGACTGCCATTGATATGCAGTGAATTAAAACTCATGTGGAATagatcatttggccctttgagtctgttcaATAAGACGTCAActcaccatccccacaccccttgaTTCTCTTAGTACCCCAAAAATTATTAACCTTTCTTGAATATACTCTATGACTGGGATCCACAGCTCTGAGATAGAGAATTCCTtaaattcacaaacctttgtaaaGACATATCTTTCATCCCAGCCCAAATCACCTATcacttattttgagactgtgaccTTAGTTCCAGAATCCGTAGCCCATCAAACCCCCaaataattttatacatttcatcaAGTCACCTATCATTCATCTCAATTATAGGCCTGgattcttcaatctctctttcagATTGCCTGTCTCAGTACCTGTATAAAGCTGGTAGATAGTCTCATCCAACCCCAGGAGATAGTTGACCATGGTGGACTTTCCAACACTCCATGGTCCCAAGAATAGCACCATTGGTTTTGATACGATTTCTCCATCTGGAAGCAGAGCAGATTATATGCAATAACAGAAAAAAACAATTAATTGTAACACAAAAGTATAGTGAGTTATTGGTCAGTCCCTGTTAAGCTAAAATAAATTCCTCCCAAGCAGAAAATGTAGAAGGGTCCTACAAGTAGGTGCAAATGCTCAACTCCTTCCTACACTCACACTAGAGATTGATGGGTGTCAGCCTTGGGACAGTGGTAGTTGCTGAATCAGAAGgtagtgggttcaagtcccattccagagcaCAAAATGGTGCTGATATTCTGATGCAgaaatgctgtctttcagattagCCTCTAAAACAAGTACCAAGTTGTCCTTTGAGGTGAAAATTACAAGATGCTATGTCACTCTTTTGAAGAGGAGCAAGAGTGTTCTCTCCAGCGTTTTCGCCAATACCCTCCACCAACATCCTCACATTGCTATTTATGGAACCTTGATGTGCGCACACCAGCTGCCGTATTTCCCCATATTGCAAGGAACACCATAGGTTAAACAACATTTGATTAGCTGTGAAACTTGTTTGAATCTCCCGAGGACCTGAAAGACTCATTTTCCTTTCATATCGGTGACTGTCACCACTAAAGGGATGTGAAATGACCAAATCAAGGAGCCATATCTCACTGTGACCCAATAATTTTAGAGATTAAATATTTGAATCGTCTGTTTTAGAAGACCTTATTTGTGTTGTTGGGAATTGCCTGGTAGGCTGTTAACTAAGGTAGATATCACTCTGATTCCTTGCTTGGATTAACTGGGTTCTGTTAATTTCAACTCGTGGCTACTGAACAAGGAAAGCATTTGCGGTATAGGGAAGTGAGGCCTGGGTACGAAGAGGTCACTTTGTCGATTAATTTATTGTATGTGAACAAAGATTCGTACTTTTGAATTGTGTTGTTAATCGAGAAGGCCCAAAGGAAGAGGGATCCTAGGAAATGTACAGAAAGGTATGCAAGGAAGCTTGAAGAAACACTAGAGTTAAATGAAACCAAAACATCGTGAAACAAAGGGAACACAACAGAAGCAGAGACTGAAACCGAAAGAAGAGATCTTGACAGAAAACAAAATATACATTGGAACAATGAAACTAAGACAAGAATGAAATAAACAGAGACTGAAAAAGAAACACAGGTTGAACTAAAGGAAGGAGAGGGTGAAACAAACAAGTGAGACAAACTCAAATAGACCAGTCCTGATGGATGAGGGATGTCAGGGATCTAAGTGACAATTACCATCTGTGAAGTCATTTCTGCCTGTGTTTAGTCAATTTACGAAACCTCATTAGAGAAAAAAAGAAACTTGCATTAATATCGGCCTTTCATGGACTTGGGACCTCCCAAAGTCCTTCGAGCAATGAGTGTGGCATTGAAGGTTTGGTGATGAATAAGCAGCTCTTGAACCTGCTGTTTCAATTTTGGAGAATATTTCCATttgaagaagataggaagagaggGGTCGTGTCACTGAGAGAATTCCAGAAGATAGATTTTCCGGTTTCTCGCCCAGGATGAATTCCCCATTCTGTTGGAGTGAAATAGAAAATTGGAGGCAGCTTGCCCATTGAAATCACAGGCAGAGGGCCGTAATACTCAAATGGACGAGGATTTCGAATTTACAAGGAAGCTGGAGTTCCTTTATTTGGAAGCTATGAAAAGTAGCCAATGATGGAATGAATGGGACTCTATGACAATAACTATAGTTTTCaagacttatagaacatagaacatagaaaagctacagcacaaacaggcccttcgggcccacaagttgcgccgaacatgtccctacctactaggcttacctataaccctctatcttactaacttccatgaacttatccaaaagtctcttaaaagaccctatcgaatccgcctccaccaccactaccggcagccgattccacgcacccaccaccctctgagtgaaaaacttacccctaacatcccctctgtacctactccccagcaccctaaacctgtgacctcttgtggcaaccatttcagccctgggtaatagcctctgagaatccactctatcaatacctctcaacgtcttatacacctctatcaggtcacctctcatccttcgcctctccaaggagaaaagacctagctctatcaacctatcctcataaggcatgccacctaatccaggcaacatccttgtaaatctcctctgcatcctttctatggcttccacatcctttctgtaatgaggcgaccagaactgggcacagtactccaggtggggtctgaccagggtcctatacagctgccattatctcccgatttctaaacttaattcctctattgatgaaggccagcattccatacgccttcttaaccacagcctctacctgcgacgctgctttgagcgtcctatgaacccggactccaagatccttctgatcttccacactgccaagcgtcttacccttaatattatattctttcatcctatttgacctgccaaaatgaaccaccacacacttatctgggttgaagtccatctgccacttctccgcccagtcttgcatcttatctatgtctcgttgcaactgctgacatccctctacactatccacaacaccaccaacctttgtgtcatcagcaaacttgccaacccatctttccacttcctcatccaggtcatttataaaaatcacaaagagcaagggtcccagaacagatccctggggcactccactggtgaccgacctccatgctgaaaaagacccatctacaaccaccctttgccttctgtgggcaagccagttctgaatccacaaagcaatgtccccttgtatcccatgccccttcactttctcaataagccttgcatggggcaccttatcaaacgccttgctgaaatccatataaactacatctaccgctcttccctcgtctatgtgtttagttacatcttcaaaaaattcaagtaggctcgtaaggcatgatctgccttggacaaagccatgctggctatttctgatcatactattcctctccagatgttcataaatcctgcctctcaggatcttctccatcaacttaccaaccactgaggttagactcactggtctataatttcccgggctatctcttctccctttcttgaataacggaaccacatccgcaatcctccggaacctctcccgtctccattgatgacgcaaagatcatcgccatagGCTCAGCaacctcttccctcgcctcccacagtaacctggggtacatcccatccggtcctggcgatttatctaacttgatgcttttcaaaagctccaacacatcctctttcctaatgtccacatgctcaatcttctcagtccactgcaagtctgcactgcaactaccaagatccctttccactgtgaatactgaagtaaagtattcattgagtacctctgctatttctaccagttctatacagactttcccaccgtcgcatttgataggtcctactccttcacatcttatcttcttgctcttagcatacttgtagaatgccttggggttttcctttagaacatagaacattacagcgcagaacaggcccttcggcccacgatgttgcaccgaccagttaaaaaaaaaaaaaactgtgaccctccaacctaaaccaatttcttttcgtccatgaacctatctacggatctcttaaacgcccccaaactaggcgcatttactactgatgctggcagggcattccaatccctcaccaccctctgggtaaagaacctacccctgacatcggttctataactaccccccctcaatttaaagccatgccccctcgtgctggatttctccatcagaggaaaaaggctatcactatccaccctatctaaacctctaatcatcttatatgtttcaataagatcccctcttagccgccgcctttccagcgaaaacaatcccaaatccctcagcctctcctcataggatctcccctccataccaggcaacatcctggtaaacctcctctgcaccctctccaaagcctccacatccttcctgtaatgtggggaccagaactgcacacagtactccaagtgcggccgcaccagagttgtgtacagttgcaacataacgctacgactcctaaattcaatccccctaccaataaacgccaagacaccatatgccttcttaacaaccttatctacttgattcccaactttcagggatctatgcacacatacacctagatccctctgctcctccacactattcaaagtcctcccgttagccctatactcaacacatctgttattcctaccaaagtgaattacctcacacttctccgcattaaactccatccgccacctctcggcccaactttgcaacctgtctaagtcttcctgcaaactacgacacccttcctcactgtctaccacaccaccgactttggtgtcatcagcaaatttgctaatccacccaactataccctcatccagatcattaataaatattacaaacagcagtggccccaaaacagatccctgaggtacaccacttgtaaccgcactccatgatgaatatttactatcaaccaccaccctctgtttcctatccgctagccaattcctgatccaatttcctagatcacccccaatcccatacatctgcattttctgcagaagcctaccatggtgaaccttatcaaacgccttactaaaatccatatataccacgtccactgccttgcccccatccacctccttggtcactttctcaaaaaactcaataaggttagtaaggcacgacctacctgccacaaaaccatgctgactatcacctatcaattcattactctccaaataactataaatcctatcccttataattttttccaacatcttgccgacaacagaagtgagactcaccggtctataattcccggggaagtctctgttccccttcttaaacaatgggacaacattcgctaacctccaatcttctggtactataccagaggccaacgacgacctgaagatcagagccagaggctctgcaatcacttctcttgcctcccagagaatccttggataaatcccatccggaccaggggatttatctattttcagaccctccagaatatcctgcacatcctccttatcaactgtaatactgtctattctactcccttgcaacccagtgtcctcctcagctatattcatgtccccttgcgtgaacaccgaagagaaatattggttcaatgcttcaccaatctcctccggttccacacataacttccctctgccatctataactggccctaaacttgccctaaccaacctttatcctgtctgccaaggccttctcatgaccccttcttgctcttctaatttccctcttaagttccttcctactagtcgaatgaagggaattgaataaaatgattgagttttttttattGCCGTGACGAGTTTAATTATCGGGAACATGTGTTTAAAAGTATGTGATGAAATTTTGGGACTACTTCCACTGGGGCAATTTATTGAAGCCGAATTAGGTTCAAGAATTGAAGTAGATGTGTAGGGAGAGAGGTTTGAGAGCGTATTTTTAAACTCGTCCACAGAGCATCTTGAATGAGCGGAGAATCCGCCTGGTTTGGTCTCGCAAAGAATGAGTAAGGTGTGGCCCAGAATTGTCCAAGTAGAAAGTGGAGGCGGACAACGTGAAGAAATTCACCAGGGAGCTGGACGGATTTTTCTTTGAATATCGAGACTGGTTTGAGTAataggttaggttaggttgattggccatgctaaattaaccctcgtgtcaggggattagcagggtaaatatgagaggttataggaatagggcctgggtgggattgtggtcgatgggccgaataggcctccttctgcactgtagggattctaagatatgGTTCTAATAGGGTGTCAAATGCATGTCTCAATCGTCACGCACACCTCTCCAGTGAATAGAGTGTTGCGCAGTTTTTATATGTGGGGGCACATTTCGGATTTGTGCTTTTAGCAGGAGCCTTTGCGCTGCTGTGTAAACTGGGTACAAACGAACATCAAGGGGACTCAACCCGGACCTGTAAGGTTTTATTTCGAGACTTTTTTGGGAATTTCCTGCATTATCTATGTTTAGATAACATCAGAGTTCATATATATAGCATGTTAATATTTTCAAACACGGAAGCTTACCAGCTGACCAGCAATTGTTCCAGAGTCATCGGAACAACCTAAAGAGCAACATGCTCcaatattttatattttaaaagtaaaCCCCATGGGAATTTTCCTAGGTCTGCGCCCGCTTTCACTGAATAAAAGAGGTGGGAAATTGGGCGGGTTCACAGTTATGCCCTCCGATCCACTCTTTTTTTGGTTCATTGCTGCGGTCAAACAATCCAACATGCTTGGGTGCAGAGCTAGGAAAATCTCCCAGAACATTTTAATACAGATACTAGAGTACACATCCTCCTGAGGACCCTTGTCTCACCTATTGTCAAACATGTCGGCTAGTTTCTTGCTCATGTCCGATTTCAGCAGTCAGATGCATGCAATTTGTTCCATCCACAGGGACAGGAACTGATCTAGAGAGTGACAGTGCACTTACACACAAACTTCAAGGGTTGAGCAAAAAGGTAACATGCACAGTCCTGCAGCCTGTCATCTGCTGATCAGTGAGCACTCGTAAACACCAGCATCAAATCCATATCACTCCTTCAGAATATGGATTTAACAAAGCTGTCTCCATCGTT
Above is a genomic segment from Mustelus asterias chromosome 23, sMusAst1.hap1.1, whole genome shotgun sequence containing:
- the srlb gene encoding sarcalumenin isoform X7, whose product is MNGKQQAEKASPPLYADSSDGSSGLGSHSPTEEKDEGDEVEAEVEEQPELQLLYRDRHHIDKTLRLNEKTPSDDFSGVLQRLRKIYHTAIRPLEQAYKYNELRQHEITDGEIVSKPMVLFLGPWSVGKSTMVNYLLGLDETIYQLYTGAEPTTSEFTVLMHGSKIRTIEGIVMAADSARSFSPLEKFGQNFLEKLVGIELPHKLLERVTVVDTPGIIENRKQQERGYPFNDVCQWFIDRADLIFVVFDPTKLDVGLELEMLFRQLKGRESQIRIILNKADNVATQELMRVYGALFWSLAPLINVTEPPRVYVSSFWPYEYQPDTNQNLFLKEEVSLLEDLNQVIENRLENKIAFIRQHAIRVRIHALLVDRYLQTFKEKMTFFSDPELVFNEILDEPDKFYIFKSILAKTNVSKFDLPNPNVYKDFFGINSIHTFKLLSAQCSYMGGCLLEKIERIITHELPALLGAITAGKNPSLSSCDVTGCGETPKNRYRKP